A genomic segment from Sceloporus undulatus isolate JIND9_A2432 ecotype Alabama unplaced genomic scaffold, SceUnd_v1.1 scaffold_16, whole genome shotgun sequence encodes:
- the LOC121917387 gene encoding trophoblast glycoprotein-like isoform X2 encodes MLGCSFWGSAPPTPIGERKGAWWLELLLLLLLIFSGWVLTQQPVGCPEPCECSEVAKTVKCINKNLTEVPPNLPHYVQNLFLTGNHIRHLASGTFLSELRLELSSVNLSGNQLEQVDAEAFAGLSSLKRLDLSDNTLIWISPEAFGNGSSSPLEELNLRNSLYNNSRVAAIAELLQRGTFLNLTHLYLSDNNLVYLPAGIFSMLPNLRQLDLHNNSLVGLHNVSFWGLRQLQNFNLGDNSLKCLRNSTLVQLRSLPWLSSLNLSHNTWVCDCNIEDMVNWLKESDQVEAKASLKCSSPEEMENSSLVSLDFSGLSCPEPMDDQAQLQTSYVFLGIVLALIGAIFLLVLYLNRKGIKKWMYNIRDACRDHMEGYHYS; translated from the exons ATGCTGGGGTGCTCTTTTTGGGGCTCTGCACCCCCTACGCCaattggggaaaggaaaggagcctGGTGGCTTGAACTGCTCCTCTTGCTCCTGCTCATCTTCTCAGGCTGGGTTTTGACTCAACAGCCTGTTGGTTGCCCCGAGCCTTGCGAGTGCTCTGAGGTAGCCAAGACAGTGAAGTGCATCAATAAGAACCTGACAGAGGTCCCACCAAACCTGCCTCACTACGTCCAGAACCTCTTTCTCACTGGCAACCACATCCGGCACCTCGCATCTGGCACCTTCCTCTCCGAGCTCCGACTGGAGCTCAGCAGCGTCAACCTGAGCGGTAATCAGCTGGAGCAAGTGGATGCAGAGGCTTTTGCTGGACTGTCCAGCCTGAAGCGCCTGGACCTGAGTGACAACACTCTCATCTGGATCAGTCCCGAAGCCTttggcaatggcagcagcagcccttTGGAGGAGCTAAATCTGCGTAACTCCCTCTACAATAACAGCAGGGTGGCAGCCATTGCTGAGCTGCTCCAGAGGGGGACCTTCCTGAACTTGACCCACCTGTACCTGTCTGATAACAACCTGGTTTACTTGCCAGCAGGCATCTTCTCCATGCTGCCCAACCTGCGGCAGCTGGACCTGCACAACAACTCCCTGGTGGGCTTGCATAACGTCTCTTTCTGGGGTCTCCGCCAGCTGCAGAATTTCAACCTTGGAGACAACTCCCTCAAGTGCCTGAGGAACAGCACCCTTGTGCAGCTCCGCAGCCTCCCCTGGCTCTCCAGCCTTAACCTCAGCCACAACACCTGGGTCTGTGACTGCAACATCGAGGACATGGTGAACTGGTTGAAGGAAAGTGACCAGGTGGAGGCCAAAGCGTCTCTCAAGTGCTCTTCTCCTGAGGAGATGGAGAATAGCTCCTTGGTGAGCCTTGATTTCTCAGGCCTGAGCTGCCCCGAGCCAATGGATGACCAGGCTCAGCTGCAGACTTCTTACGTCTTCCTTGGCATAGTTTTAGCCCTCATTGGTGCCATTTTCCTCCTGGTTTTATACTTGAACCGAAAAGGGATCAAAAAGTGGATGTACAATATCAGGGATGCCTGTAGAGACCACATGGAGGGATATCACTACAG tTGA
- the LOC121917387 gene encoding trophoblast glycoprotein-like isoform X1: MLGCSFWGSAPPTPIGERKGAWWLELLLLLLLIFSGWVLTQQPVGCPEPCECSEVAKTVKCINKNLTEVPPNLPHYVQNLFLTGNHIRHLASGTFLSELRLELSSVNLSGNQLEQVDAEAFAGLSSLKRLDLSDNTLIWISPEAFGNGSSSPLEELNLRNSLYNNSRVAAIAELLQRGTFLNLTHLYLSDNNLVYLPAGIFSMLPNLRQLDLHNNSLVGLHNVSFWGLRQLQNFNLGDNSLKCLRNSTLVQLRSLPWLSSLNLSHNTWVCDCNIEDMVNWLKESDQVEAKASLKCSSPEEMENSSLVSLDFSGLSCPEPMDDQAQLQTSYVFLGIVLALIGAIFLLVLYLNRKGIKKWMYNIRDACRDHMEGYHYRYEINADPRLTHLGSNSDV, translated from the coding sequence ATGCTGGGGTGCTCTTTTTGGGGCTCTGCACCCCCTACGCCaattggggaaaggaaaggagcctGGTGGCTTGAACTGCTCCTCTTGCTCCTGCTCATCTTCTCAGGCTGGGTTTTGACTCAACAGCCTGTTGGTTGCCCCGAGCCTTGCGAGTGCTCTGAGGTAGCCAAGACAGTGAAGTGCATCAATAAGAACCTGACAGAGGTCCCACCAAACCTGCCTCACTACGTCCAGAACCTCTTTCTCACTGGCAACCACATCCGGCACCTCGCATCTGGCACCTTCCTCTCCGAGCTCCGACTGGAGCTCAGCAGCGTCAACCTGAGCGGTAATCAGCTGGAGCAAGTGGATGCAGAGGCTTTTGCTGGACTGTCCAGCCTGAAGCGCCTGGACCTGAGTGACAACACTCTCATCTGGATCAGTCCCGAAGCCTttggcaatggcagcagcagcccttTGGAGGAGCTAAATCTGCGTAACTCCCTCTACAATAACAGCAGGGTGGCAGCCATTGCTGAGCTGCTCCAGAGGGGGACCTTCCTGAACTTGACCCACCTGTACCTGTCTGATAACAACCTGGTTTACTTGCCAGCAGGCATCTTCTCCATGCTGCCCAACCTGCGGCAGCTGGACCTGCACAACAACTCCCTGGTGGGCTTGCATAACGTCTCTTTCTGGGGTCTCCGCCAGCTGCAGAATTTCAACCTTGGAGACAACTCCCTCAAGTGCCTGAGGAACAGCACCCTTGTGCAGCTCCGCAGCCTCCCCTGGCTCTCCAGCCTTAACCTCAGCCACAACACCTGGGTCTGTGACTGCAACATCGAGGACATGGTGAACTGGTTGAAGGAAAGTGACCAGGTGGAGGCCAAAGCGTCTCTCAAGTGCTCTTCTCCTGAGGAGATGGAGAATAGCTCCTTGGTGAGCCTTGATTTCTCAGGCCTGAGCTGCCCCGAGCCAATGGATGACCAGGCTCAGCTGCAGACTTCTTACGTCTTCCTTGGCATAGTTTTAGCCCTCATTGGTGCCATTTTCCTCCTGGTTTTATACTTGAACCGAAAAGGGATCAAAAAGTGGATGTACAATATCAGGGATGCCTGTAGAGACCACATGGAGGGATATCACTACAGGTATGAGATCAACGCCGATCCCAGGCTGACACACCTTGGCTCCAATTCAGATGTCTGA